Proteins from one Romboutsia sp. CE17 genomic window:
- a CDS encoding ABC transporter permease, giving the protein MLNYLKSECYRNINTKGNYIFLFGSMAFVIFINVALGLYANSQIDFPYGTTYFSLSSFYNMMGLLIIISIFLVSLINGQEFKNHTLKNSIAFGISRSQIYLGKFLMEVIICTINLVLISSAYAIAAYLMLEDSGMVYLKDFIQAIIACFPLLLVSISAAHCFYFMFDDERSALATWAIIIILIPDLVEMAGRKISILGKISKWMPWNMVGNATFDSESKRMIMSWSSQEGFIKCFIVGIVGLIIFYILGLMLFKKREIK; this is encoded by the coding sequence ATGCTTAATTATCTAAAAAGCGAGTGTTATCGTAATATAAATACTAAAGGAAATTATATTTTCTTATTTGGAAGTATGGCCTTTGTAATATTTATAAATGTAGCATTAGGTTTATATGCAAATAGTCAAATTGATTTCCCTTATGGAACTACTTATTTTTCTCTTAGTAGTTTTTATAATATGATGGGGCTTTTAATAATTATATCTATTTTTTTAGTTTCATTAATTAATGGTCAAGAATTTAAGAACCATACATTAAAAAATTCTATTGCATTTGGAATATCAAGAAGTCAAATATATTTAGGTAAGTTTTTAATGGAAGTAATAATATGTACAATAAACTTGGTACTAATTAGTAGTGCATATGCTATAGCTGCATATTTAATGCTAGAGGATAGTGGTATGGTATATTTAAAAGATTTTATACAAGCAATAATAGCATGTTTTCCATTATTATTAGTTAGTATTAGTGCTGCTCATTGTTTTTATTTTATGTTTGATGATGAGAGAAGTGCACTTGCAACTTGGGCAATTATAATTATTTTAATACCAGATTTAGTAGAAATGGCTGGGCGTAAAATAAGTATACTAGGTAAAATATCAAAGTGGATGCCTTGGAACATGGTTGGAAATGCTACATTTGATAGTGAAAGTAAAAGAATGATTATGAGCTGGAGTTCTCAAGAAGGATTTATAAAATGCTTTATAGTTGGAATAGTAGGATTAATAATTTTTTATATACTAGGCTTAATGCTATTTAAGAAAAGAGAAATAAAATAG
- a CDS encoding TetR/AcrR family transcriptional regulator, producing MSQNLDLRITKTDKIIKDAFLELADNIGFEKITVINLTKKAMISRTTFYSHYKDKYDLLEKFENEILDGIKNIVTDDCYIENIFSFLIKIYQYVEKHKKIFKILLCNNIDESFYFKFHEAIKTLYNKNIDTEMIEVPENYALALIIGVHTSIISEWIKSGMKESPEELVSMLINAIKYLSKKNI from the coding sequence TTGAGTCAAAACCTAGACTTAAGAATTACCAAAACAGATAAGATAATTAAAGATGCTTTTCTTGAACTTGCAGATAATATTGGATTCGAAAAGATAACAGTAATTAATTTAACAAAGAAAGCAATGATAAGTAGAACTACTTTTTATTCACATTATAAAGATAAGTATGATTTGTTGGAAAAGTTTGAAAATGAAATTTTAGATGGTATAAAAAACATAGTAACTGATGATTGTTACATCGAAAATATTTTTTCATTTTTAATTAAAATATATCAATATGTTGAAAAACATAAAAAAATTTTTAAAATACTTTTGTGCAATAATATAGATGAATCTTTTTACTTTAAGTTCCATGAAGCTATAAAAACTTTATATAATAAAAATATTGATACAGAAATGATTGAAGTACCTGAAAATTATGCACTAGCTTTAATTATAGGCGTACATACAAGTATTATAAGTGAATGGATAAAATCAGGAATGAAAGAAAGCCCAGAAGAACTTGTATCAATGCTTATCAATGCAATCAAATATCTTTCTAAAAAAAATATATAA
- a CDS encoding TDT family transporter — translation MIKKIPLPIAGVMLGFAALGNLLQSYSESVRLVCGLISAILGLLLMFKCILYPSMIKEDMKNPIMAGVSGTFPMALMLLAAYIKPYIGPSATYIWCFAIGLHIALIIYFTKEFIFNFDMKKVFTSYYIVYVGIVVASVSAPAFEKTNIGTMAFWFGFISCLILLVVVTNRYIKYKEVPQPAKPLFCIYTAPVSLCLAGYIQSVQPKSVVMIGFLAVLSLVIYVLVLFKLHKYLKMPFYPSYAAFTFPFVISAIGMKMTAACLGNMGYDIPLIKYIAIIQTIIATILVVYTFIRFVMFILHTEKVTEAIS, via the coding sequence ATGATAAAGAAAATACCACTTCCAATAGCTGGAGTAATGCTTGGATTTGCAGCTTTAGGTAATTTACTTCAAAGTTACTCTGAATCAGTTCGTCTAGTATGTGGTCTTATTTCTGCAATACTAGGATTATTATTAATGTTTAAGTGTATTTTATATCCTTCTATGATAAAAGAAGATATGAAAAATCCAATTATGGCCGGTGTATCAGGTACTTTTCCTATGGCTTTAATGCTTTTAGCTGCTTATATAAAACCTTATATTGGACCTAGTGCTACTTATATTTGGTGCTTTGCAATAGGATTACATATAGCTTTAATTATATATTTTACAAAAGAATTTATATTTAATTTTGATATGAAAAAAGTATTTACCAGTTATTATATAGTTTATGTAGGAATTGTTGTTGCTAGTGTTTCAGCTCCAGCTTTTGAAAAAACAAATATAGGAACAATGGCATTTTGGTTTGGTTTTATTTCTTGTTTAATATTACTTGTAGTAGTTACAAATAGGTATATTAAATATAAAGAAGTTCCACAACCAGCTAAGCCACTATTTTGTATATATACTGCACCAGTAAGTCTTTGTCTTGCTGGATATATTCAGTCTGTTCAACCAAAATCAGTAGTAATGATTGGATTTTTAGCAGTTTTATCATTAGTAATTTATGTTTTAGTTTTATTTAAACTACATAAATATTTAAAAATGCCTTTTTATCCAAGTTATGCAGCTTTTACATTTCCATTTGTTATAAGTGCAATTGGAATGAAAATGACTGCAGCTTGTTTAGGTAATATGGGTTATGATATACCATTGATAAAATACATTGCTATAATTCAAACAATTATAGCTACTATACTTGTGGTTTATACATTTATAAGGTTTGTAATGTTTATTTTACATACTGAAAAGGTAACTGAGGCAATATCTTAA
- a CDS encoding sensor histidine kinase yields MELILVALLIPSVYFSARFFLLSRNIKKSIKDFKYISENRDSNRKLKLNHPDKNFEKLLFEINRYLENTQANKLKYIKREEEIRKEIENISHDLRTPLTSIRGYLELINDETISEKEKKDYISIMQKRSKVLQNLIQEFYDLSRIENNDYNLNMEIVDINRELREQILLFYNDFESKNIYVDINLDKNPVLVKLDGGAIKRVFNNLIQNSIKYSKSSFCMSLIKNDNEVIVEFRNDVEDISKDELSLLFNRFYMKDKSRSSDSSGLGLTISKFLVESMNGEIDVELDEDWIIFRVKFLLD; encoded by the coding sequence ATGGAACTAATTTTAGTAGCTTTATTAATACCAAGCGTGTATTTTTCTGCACGCTTTTTCTTGCTTTCTAGAAATATTAAAAAATCAATTAAAGACTTTAAATATATTTCTGAAAATAGAGATAGCAATCGGAAGCTTAAATTAAATCATCCAGACAAGAATTTTGAAAAATTATTATTTGAAATAAATAGATATTTGGAAAATACGCAAGCAAATAAATTAAAATATATAAAAAGAGAAGAAGAAATTAGAAAAGAAATTGAAAATATATCTCATGATTTAAGGACACCCTTAACTTCAATTAGAGGGTATTTGGAATTAATAAATGATGAAACTATTAGCGAAAAAGAAAAGAAAGATTATATTTCTATTATGCAAAAAAGATCTAAGGTTCTTCAGAATTTAATTCAAGAGTTTTATGATTTAAGTAGGATTGAAAATAATGATTATAATTTAAATATGGAAATTGTAGATATCAATAGAGAATTAAGAGAGCAAATACTGCTATTTTATAATGATTTTGAAAGTAAAAATATTTATGTTGATATAAATTTAGATAAAAATCCAGTATTAGTTAAATTAGATGGAGGTGCTATAAAAAGAGTTTTTAATAATTTAATTCAAAATTCTATTAAGTATAGTAAGAGTAGCTTTTGTATGTCATTAATAAAAAATGATAATGAAGTTATTGTTGAGTTTAGAAATGATGTTGAGGATATTAGTAAGGATGAATTAAGTTTGTTGTTTAATAGATTTTATATGAAAGATAAGTCAAGAAGTAGTGATAGTTCAGGGCTAGGTCTTACGATAAGTAAGTTTTTAGTTGAGTCTATGAATGGTGAGATTGATGTTGAGCTAGATGAAGATTGGATTATCTTTAGAGTGAAGTTTTTATTAGATTAA
- a CDS encoding response regulator transcription factor: protein MCKEHILVVEDDVDINNLISKTLEKQQYKITQAFSGSEALLQLSISEYSLILLDLMLPGISGEEIIKKIRNEKEMPIIVISAKTSLKDKVNVLNIGADDYITKPFESEEIIARVNSNLRRYRKYKTETMLDKVYKFKNITLDEESREVKVNDTDIHLTGYEFDILSILIKNPDKVYSRESLYEQVWKNGYYGEDNSVNVHISNIRKKIKSVSKDEEYIKTVWGIGFKLNNN, encoded by the coding sequence ATGTGTAAAGAACACATTTTAGTAGTAGAAGATGATGTAGATATAAATAATTTAATAAGTAAAACATTAGAAAAACAACAATATAAAATAACTCAAGCCTTCTCGGGAAGTGAAGCATTATTACAACTTTCAATATCTGAATATAGTCTAATATTACTAGATTTAATGCTGCCAGGCATAAGTGGGGAAGAAATCATAAAGAAAATTAGAAATGAAAAGGAAATGCCAATAATCGTTATTTCAGCAAAAACATCACTAAAAGATAAAGTAAATGTTTTAAATATAGGAGCAGATGATTATATAACAAAACCTTTTGAGTCAGAAGAAATAATAGCTAGAGTAAATTCTAACCTAAGAAGATATAGAAAGTATAAAACAGAAACAATGCTAGATAAAGTATATAAATTTAAAAATATAACTTTAGATGAAGAAAGTAGAGAAGTAAAAGTTAATGATACAGACATACATCTAACGGGTTATGAGTTTGATATTTTAAGTATCTTAATTAAAAATCCTGATAAAGTATATTCAAGAGAATCATTATACGAACAAGTATGGAAAAATGGATACTATGGAGAAGATAATTCTGTAAATGTTCATATTAGTAATATCAGAAAGAAAATTAAATCAGTATCAAAAGATGAAGAATACATAAAAACAGTATGGGGAATTGGATTTAAATTAAATAACAATTGA
- a CDS encoding IS3 family transposase, with protein MSKKIFTEQEILELSKNKYVKNVTAKGITYTNEFKLQFIAEYENGKTSRAIFEDAGFDVNIIGIKRIDSASLRWRKAYNDKGILGLEDTRTLNSGRTLNRELTIEEIIAKKDAEIEYLKAELELIKKLELQERQVINKKIPASKIFRLIQNLIQSFNLKNMTRHLCKIANISTSGYYNFLNNFKTRSIKENKDLISKEIILKAFNYRGYKKGSRSIKMVLENKFNIIMNRKKIQRIMRKYNITCPIRKANPYKRIAKATKEHRVAPNRLNREFKQNIPGKVMLTDITYMPYGNNKMAYLSTIKDSSTNEILAYNLSNNLAIDIVTETINKLVKLKSFKLHKDAFIHSDQGSHYTSPIFQKLLKKYNLGQSMSRRGNCWDNAPQESFFGHMKDEIDYKSCETIEELKILIDDYMDYYNNERCQWNLKKLTPVQYRNQLLVTS; from the coding sequence ATGAGTAAAAAAATATTTACAGAACAAGAGATATTAGAATTATCTAAAAATAAATATGTAAAAAATGTAACTGCTAAAGGTATAACTTATACTAATGAGTTTAAATTGCAGTTTATTGCTGAATATGAGAATGGGAAAACTTCAAGAGCTATTTTTGAAGATGCAGGATTTGATGTTAATATAATTGGAATTAAACGTATAGATTCTGCTAGTCTAAGATGGAGAAAAGCATATAACGATAAAGGTATTTTAGGTTTAGAAGATACTAGGACTTTAAATTCAGGAAGAACACTTAATAGAGAATTAACTATTGAAGAGATTATTGCTAAGAAAGATGCTGAAATAGAGTATCTTAAAGCGGAGCTTGAATTGATAAAAAAGTTAGAGCTGCAAGAAAGGCAGGTGATAAATAAGAAAATACCTGCATCTAAAATATTTAGACTAATACAAAATTTAATTCAAAGTTTCAATCTTAAAAACATGACGAGACATTTATGTAAAATTGCTAATATCTCTACTTCAGGTTACTATAATTTTTTAAATAATTTTAAGACTAGAAGTATAAAGGAAAATAAAGATCTTATATCTAAAGAAATTATCTTAAAAGCATTTAACTATCGTGGATATAAGAAAGGATCTAGGTCTATAAAAATGGTATTAGAAAATAAATTCAATATTATAATGAATAGAAAGAAAATCCAAAGAATTATGAGAAAATATAATATTACTTGTCCTATACGTAAAGCTAATCCATATAAGCGTATTGCTAAGGCTACAAAGGAGCATAGAGTAGCTCCTAATAGACTAAATAGAGAATTTAAGCAAAACATACCTGGTAAGGTAATGTTAACTGATATTACATATATGCCGTACGGCAATAATAAGATGGCATATTTATCTACAATAAAAGATTCATCAACAAATGAAATATTAGCCTATAATCTTTCTAATAACTTAGCTATAGATATTGTAACTGAAACTATAAATAAATTAGTTAAACTAAAGTCATTTAAATTACATAAAGATGCATTTATTCATTCTGACCAAGGCTCTCATTATACAAGTCCAATCTTTCAAAAATTGCTTAAAAAATATAACTTGGGTCAATCTATGTCTCGTAGAGGCAATTGTTGGGATAATGCTCCGCAAGAATCATTCTTCGGACATATGAAGGATGAAATTGATTATAAAAGCTGTGAAACAATAGAAGAACTTAAAATATTGATAGATGATTACATGGATTATTACAATAATGAACGTTGCCAGTGGAATTTAAAAAAGCTGACTCCTGTGCAATACAGGAATCAGCTTTTAGTAACTTCTTAA
- a CDS encoding C-GCAxxG-C-C family protein, with protein sequence MNIKKEVSVSKVAKDAEELYRGGFFCSEAVVSSIRSNFELDIPEEIIAMASGFPVGIGRSKCLCGAVSGGVMALGIFFGRTKQGDQKVEKNLELSKELHDWFKVANGKNALCCRILTREFDMGAGAHKEQCIHFTGLVAGKVAEIVIRELNLVNTDVLEYA encoded by the coding sequence ATGAATATAAAAAAAGAAGTAAGTGTAAGTAAAGTAGCTAAAGATGCTGAAGAATTATACCGTGGTGGATTTTTCTGCTCTGAAGCAGTTGTAAGTTCAATTCGTTCTAACTTTGAGTTGGACATACCTGAAGAAATTATAGCAATGGCTTCTGGATTCCCTGTTGGTATAGGTCGTTCTAAATGTTTATGTGGTGCCGTTTCTGGGGGAGTTATGGCTTTAGGTATATTCTTTGGACGTACTAAACAAGGCGATCAAAAAGTAGAAAAAAACTTAGAACTATCAAAAGAATTACATGATTGGTTTAAAGTTGCTAATGGTAAAAATGCTCTATGTTGTCGTATACTAACTAGAGAATTTGATATGGGGGCAGGTGCTCATAAAGAACAATGTATACATTTTACAGGATTAGTTGCTGGAAAAGTAGCAGAAATAGTAATAAGAGAACTTAATTTAGTTAATACTGATGTTTTGGAATATGCGTAG
- a CDS encoding ABC transporter ATP-binding protein has product MREVIKTYNLSKKYKNSDALLDVSINVKKGDIYGLVGDNGAGKTTLLRILAGQSDASSGSFELFSTSNEKELSEIRKHTGVIIESPSFYPNLTVEKNMEYYRIQRGIPGKSRVDKALKEVNLYDVKKKKFSQLSLGMKQRLGLALAMMNEPELLILDEPINGLDPSGIIEIRNLLLKLNKEKNITIVISSHILLELSNIATCYGFLNKGRLVKEISASELNEKCKSYLEIKVNNVNKLTALLEEKLGYSDYKVLPNKVINIFDINRDPKKISELIVKNGIELSSLEEKTINLENYYMSLMGGVKNA; this is encoded by the coding sequence ATGAGGGAAGTTATAAAAACATATAATTTATCTAAAAAATATAAAAACTCTGATGCCTTGTTAGATGTAAGTATTAATGTAAAAAAGGGAGATATATATGGATTAGTAGGAGATAATGGAGCAGGGAAGACTACTTTACTTAGAATATTAGCAGGTCAATCAGATGCTAGTAGTGGAAGCTTTGAACTTTTTTCAACTTCAAATGAAAAAGAATTAAGTGAGATTAGAAAACATACTGGAGTTATTATTGAATCACCGAGTTTTTATCCTAATCTTACTGTTGAAAAGAATATGGAGTATTATCGTATTCAAAGAGGAATACCTGGAAAAAGCAGAGTAGATAAAGCTCTTAAAGAAGTAAATTTATATGATGTAAAAAAGAAAAAGTTTAGTCAATTATCTCTTGGTATGAAGCAAAGATTAGGACTAGCCCTTGCTATGATGAATGAACCGGAGTTATTAATCCTTGATGAACCAATTAATGGTTTAGATCCATCAGGCATTATTGAAATTAGAAATCTTTTATTAAAATTAAATAAAGAAAAAAACATTACCATAGTAATATCAAGTCATATACTATTAGAATTATCAAATATTGCAACTTGCTATGGATTTTTAAATAAAGGAAGATTAGTAAAAGAGATATCTGCAAGTGAACTTAATGAAAAGTGTAAAAGTTATTTAGAGATTAAGGTTAATAATGTGAATAAGTTAACTGCATTATTAGAAGAAAAGCTAGGTTATAGTGATTATAAGGTTTTACCTAATAAAGTAATAAATATATTTGATATAAATAGAGACCCAAAAAAGATAAGTGAGCTTATAGTTAAAAATGGAATTGAATTAAGTTCTTTAGAAGAAAAAACTATAAATCTTGAAAATTATTATATGTCTTTGATGGGAGGGGTTAAAAATGCTTAA
- a CDS encoding glycoside hydrolase family 3 C-terminal domain-containing protein: protein MNIKELIKQMTLEEKASLCSGLNFWNTKSIERLNIPSIMMTDGPHGLRKQATEADHLGINESVESTCFPTASALACSFDRDLIKELGVALGEECQAEDVSIILGPGANIKRSPLCGRNFEYYSEDPYLSSEMAKSQIQGTQSQGVGTSLKHFAANNQEHRRMTIDTIVDERTLREIYLASFESAIKEAQPWTVMCAYNKLNGEYCSENYRLLTEILRDEWGFEGFVVSDWGAVNDRDKGLHAGLELQMPADGGIGDALIVEAVKNKTLSEEDLDKAVERILNIIFKVVENKKENASYSKEEHHELARRIARECMVLLKNEEKILPLKKEEKIAVIGELATKIRYQGGGSSHINPTKLDNTYEEILNFAGTEYVKYSRGYDLSIDDTVEELVEEAKKVASEVDKVVLFIGLPERYESEGFDRTHLNIPKNQEELVKVLKSVNENIVVVLSNGSPIEMPFVDDAKAILEAYLTGQASGKAICDILYGEANPSGKLAETFPLKLSHNPSFLNFPGEVDKVEYKEGIFVGYRYYDKKEIDVLFPFGHGLSYTNFEYSDLKVGKNVIDDTEKVSVSVKIKNTGDVFGKEIVQLYVRDIESSVIRPEKELKGFEKVGLEPGEEKEITFELNKRSFAYYNVELGDWHVESGEFEILIGKSSKDIVLQETIRVNSTDILETIVTKNTAVGDIAHLPEAQQIMNEILKSLGANKSDSGEGNMFVEMIEFMPLRSLTTFNHEGGQQMLDEIIAILNK, encoded by the coding sequence ATGAATATTAAAGAATTAATAAAACAAATGACTTTAGAAGAAAAAGCATCATTATGCTCGGGGTTAAACTTTTGGAATACTAAGTCAATAGAAAGATTAAATATACCGTCAATAATGATGACAGATGGACCTCATGGTCTAAGAAAACAAGCAACAGAAGCGGATCACTTAGGAATAAATGAAAGTGTAGAATCTACTTGTTTTCCAACAGCATCAGCACTTGCTTGTTCATTTGATAGAGATTTAATAAAAGAACTTGGGGTGGCACTAGGTGAGGAGTGTCAAGCTGAGGATGTATCAATAATATTAGGACCGGGTGCTAATATAAAAAGATCACCTTTATGTGGTAGAAACTTTGAATATTACTCAGAAGACCCATATTTAAGTAGTGAAATGGCTAAAAGTCAAATACAAGGTACACAAAGTCAAGGAGTAGGAACATCTTTAAAGCATTTTGCAGCTAATAATCAAGAACATAGAAGAATGACGATAGATACAATAGTTGACGAGAGAACTTTAAGAGAGATATACCTAGCAAGTTTTGAATCTGCAATAAAAGAAGCACAGCCATGGACTGTAATGTGTGCATATAACAAGTTAAATGGAGAGTACTGCTCTGAAAATTATAGATTACTTACTGAAATATTAAGAGACGAGTGGGGATTTGAAGGATTTGTTGTTTCTGATTGGGGTGCAGTAAATGATAGAGATAAGGGGTTACATGCAGGATTAGAACTTCAAATGCCAGCTGATGGCGGTATAGGTGATGCTTTAATAGTTGAGGCAGTTAAAAATAAAACATTAAGTGAAGAAGATTTAGATAAAGCTGTTGAAAGAATATTAAATATAATATTTAAAGTAGTAGAAAATAAAAAAGAAAATGCATCATACTCTAAAGAAGAGCATCATGAATTAGCTAGAAGAATAGCTAGAGAGTGTATGGTACTTCTTAAAAATGAAGAAAAAATACTTCCTCTTAAGAAAGAAGAAAAGATAGCAGTTATAGGAGAACTTGCTACTAAGATAAGATACCAAGGTGGAGGAAGTTCTCATATAAATCCAACTAAATTAGATAATACATATGAAGAAATATTAAACTTTGCAGGGACTGAATATGTAAAGTACTCTAGAGGATATGATTTAAGTATAGATGATACTGTTGAAGAATTAGTAGAAGAAGCTAAGAAAGTAGCTAGTGAAGTTGATAAAGTAGTATTATTTATAGGGCTTCCAGAAAGATATGAGTCTGAAGGATTTGATAGAACTCATTTAAATATTCCTAAAAATCAAGAGGAGTTAGTAAAAGTATTAAAATCTGTAAATGAAAATATAGTTGTAGTTTTAAGTAATGGATCTCCAATAGAAATGCCTTTTGTAGATGATGCAAAAGCAATACTTGAAGCATACTTAACAGGTCAAGCTAGTGGTAAGGCTATATGCGATATTTTATATGGAGAAGCTAATCCAAGTGGTAAGTTAGCAGAGACATTCCCACTAAAACTATCTCATAACCCTTCTTTCTTAAACTTCCCAGGTGAAGTGGATAAGGTAGAGTACAAAGAAGGTATATTTGTAGGATATAGATATTACGATAAAAAAGAGATAGATGTATTATTCCCATTTGGACATGGGTTAAGCTACACAAACTTTGAGTATAGTGATTTAAAGGTAGGTAAAAATGTAATAGATGATACTGAAAAAGTAAGTGTAAGTGTTAAGATAAAAAATACAGGAGATGTATTTGGTAAGGAAATTGTGCAACTATATGTAAGAGATATAGAAAGTAGTGTAATAAGACCTGAAAAAGAGTTAAAAGGATTTGAAAAAGTAGGATTAGAGCCAGGAGAAGAAAAAGAAATTACTTTTGAATTAAATAAAAGAAGCTTTGCATACTACAATGTTGAATTAGGGGATTGGCATGTAGAAAGCGGAGAATTTGAAATATTAATAGGAAAATCTTCAAAAGACATAGTTCTTCAAGAGACAATAAGAGTAAACTCTACTGACATTCTTGAAACTATTGTTACTAAAAATACAGCTGTAGGAGATATAGCTCATCTTCCTGAGGCTCAACAAATAATGAATGAAATACTTAAGAGCCTTGGTGCAAATAAAAGTGATTCAGGGGAAGGAAATATGTTTGTAGAAATGATAGAGTTTATGCCACTTAGATCTCTTACTACTTTCAACCATGAAGGTGGGCAACAAATGTTAGATGAAATAATTGCAATTTTAAATAAATAA
- a CDS encoding zinc ribbon domain-containing protein: MLIVGKQILITFIIFFLISSFGIGQVVWIYLDSKKREDKWGILWAILAMTPIFLPMLLPLPLIVYLLVTRAFSIKCPNCKMKISSEFSSCPNCGWKLKEKCKSCGSPLKNEWKYCPYCNNKIEVE, encoded by the coding sequence ATGTTAATAGTTGGTAAGCAAATTTTAATTACGTTTATTATATTTTTTTTAATATCTTCATTTGGAATTGGACAAGTTGTATGGATATACTTAGATAGTAAAAAAAGAGAAGATAAGTGGGGCATATTATGGGCTATATTAGCTATGACACCAATATTTTTACCTATGCTACTACCTTTACCATTGATAGTTTATTTATTAGTAACAAGAGCATTTTCAATAAAATGTCCTAATTGTAAAATGAAAATATCCAGCGAATTTTCTTCTTGCCCAAACTGTGGATGGAAGTTAAAAGAGAAGTGTAAATCTTGTGGTAGTCCATTAAAAAATGAGTGGAAATACTGCCCATATTGTAATAATAAAATAGAGGTAGAATAA
- a CDS encoding GNAT family N-acetyltransferase, protein MEIREYKSSDCNEIADLFYNTVHFINSKDYTEDQLNVWATGNIDIDEWNKSFFNNYTLIAEENGIIIGFGDIDDEGYLDRLYVHKDYQNIGVATALCDRLEKKYEVERITTHASITAKSFFEKRGYRVVKKQFVERNGVRLINYIMER, encoded by the coding sequence ATGGAAATAAGAGAATATAAATCAAGTGATTGTAATGAAATTGCTGATTTGTTTTATAATACTGTTCATTTCATCAATTCAAAAGACTATACAGAGGATCAGTTAAATGTATGGGCAACAGGAAATATTGATATTGATGAGTGGAATAAATCTTTTTTTAATAACTATACATTGATTGCAGAAGAAAATGGAATAATAATTGGTTTTGGTGATATTGATGATGAAGGTTATTTGGATAGATTATATGTACATAAAGATTATCAAAATATTGGTGTTGCAACAGCACTTTGCGATAGATTAGAGAAAAAATATGAAGTAGAACGTATTACAACGCACGCATCCATAACCGCAAAATCATTTTTTGAGAAGCGAGGATATAGAGTAGTAAAGAAGCAATTTGTAGAAAGAAATGGTGTGAGGTTGATAAATTATATAATGGAAAGATAG
- a CDS encoding sigma-70 family RNA polymerase sigma factor: MEEKELLDKARQGNKQCLNLLLQNNYQMLYGFLIKLTGDKDLAEDLVQDTLLKASLNITKFRGESKFSSYLIKIGINTHKNYLRKNKIKTEHDNFEFKTSYDGEEDLINHIRFKEALGHLTNMPYEKRISFILKHYYGYSIEEIS; the protein is encoded by the coding sequence TTGGAAGAGAAAGAGCTTTTAGATAAAGCTAGGCAGGGAAATAAACAGTGCTTAAATTTATTACTGCAAAATAATTATCAAATGCTCTATGGATTTTTAATAAAGTTGACAGGAGATAAAGATTTAGCAGAAGATTTAGTACAAGATACCTTGTTAAAAGCTTCTCTTAATATAACTAAGTTTAGAGGAGAGAGTAAATTTTCCAGTTATTTAATTAAAATTGGAATAAATACTCATAAGAATTATCTTAGAAAAAACAAAATAAAAACAGAACATGATAATTTTGAATTTAAAACTAGTTATGATGGGGAAGAAGATTTGATAAATCATATCAGGTTCAAAGAAGCTTTAGGGCATTTGACAAACATGCCTTATGAAAAAAGAATCTCTTTTATTTTAAAACATTATTATGGTTATTCAATTGAAGAAATATCATAA